CTTCCATCCACATTCAAGATTTTCGAGTTGCTGGTATTTCATCGGAATCTCATCGTGATCACGTAACGAACTAAGAATAACAGCTTTTTTCCCGGATGCAGCAACGAAAAACATGCTGTCATCGTCACATCTTCAACAGGAAGTCTGCAGTGCTTAACAAGGGTGAATCCTGTATAATCTCGCTTTTCTTAATACAGACAAATGCGATTATTTTGACCAGCACCCAACTTACGTGGCAGACCTTACAGCCGGATAGCGCGCAATACCAATCCGTTTTCTCCCGAATTGCTGATGAAGAAACTGATGCTCTGGCAACGGTACAGCCCCGGTTGCTGAATGCACTGGCGCACTTACACCACCAGACGCAAGGTTTCCCGTTACTGCTGGTTCGTAGCCAGGAGAATCGCGACTATCTGACATTCATTGTCCAGGCCGCACAGCGGGTCATGGCAGACAGTACCACTTTGTACGGCGGTGATTACCATATCATGGCTGACAACGTCACGCTTCAGCCCCCTTCCGATCCTCAACGACCGTTCACCAGTCAGGGTGGCATTCACTTTGCTGAATGGACTGAGATGGAGCAGCTGTTTGGCTGCGTGCGTCAGTATAAAGATCGCATCCAGCTGGAGCCGGGCCTGATTCATCGCGCCAATGGCGGCACGCTGGTCCTGTCACTGCGCAGCCTGATGACACAGCCGATTCTCTGGCTGCGCCTGAAAAAGTGTATTGAGCAGGGCTATGTTGAGTGGACATCTCAGGATGAACGCCGCCCGCTACCTGTCTCCATTCCTCCCCTGCCACTCAGCCTTAACCTGGTCCTGTGTGGCGACCGTGAAGCGCTGGCAGATTTTCAGGAGCTCGATCCTGAAGCGCACGAAATGGCCATCTATACTGAATTTGAAGAGAACATTCAGATTCTGGATGAAGATGACATGCTCGCCTGGTGTCGCTGGAACGCTGAACTGGCACAACAGGCAGGCCTGCCTCTGCCGGAAGAGGACTTCTGGCCAGAGCTGATCAAAGAAGGCGTCCGCTACAGCGGCGATCAGGATACCCTGCCACTCTGTCCCCGCTGGCTGCAGCGTCAGATGCGCGAGTCAGCTCTGATGGGCGATGAACTCAATGCTGAAGCGCTGCGTGATGCGCTGGAAGCTCGCCTGTGGCGCGAGAACTATCTCAATGAGCGGATGCGTGACGAGATCCTGCTGCGACAGATTCTGATAGAAACTGAAGGTGAAGTGGTCGGTCAGATTAATGGTCTGTCGGTTGTGGAATATCCTGGCCATCCCCGCGCCTGGGGCGATCCGTCGCGCATCAGCTGCGTGGTTCATCCCGGTGATGGTGAGTTCATGGATATTGAGCGCAAAGCGGAGCTGGGCGGTAATATCCATGCCAAAGGCATGATGATTATGCAGGCTTACCTGACCGCAGAGCTGGAACTCGATCAGCAACTGCCCTTCTCGGCCTCAATGGTATTTGAGCAATCTTATTCCGAGGTGGATGGTGACAGCGCCTCGCTGGCTGAACTGTGTGCCTTAATCAGCGCCCTGGCTAATCAGCCGATTAATCAGCAGATTGCGGTAACCGGCTCGGTCGATCAGTTCGGCAACGTTCAACCGGTGGGCGGGCTGAATGAGAAGATCGAAGGCTTCTTTGATATCTGCCATCAGCGTGAACTGACGGGCCAGCAGGGTGTGATTATTCCCGCCTGCAATGTGCGTCATCTCAGTCTGAACCAGGCGGTTGTCAGTGCAGTTGAGCAGGGGCGTTTCCATATCTGGGCCATTGACCAGGCCGAGGAAGCGCTGCCGCTGCTGACCGGAAAAATCTGGAGTACCGAGGATGGTCAGGGCGATTGCCTGCTGAATGCCATCCAGGAACGCATTAGCCTGTTCAACCAGCCGGACGGTCCGCAACGTCCCTGGGCGCTGCGCTGGCTTAACTGGTTCAACCACCGTTAATCAGATTTGCTCAGCGTACAACTGTTCGCTAATATTCGTGATTCACTAAAACAAGGCTTATTGAAAACATGGTAGATAAACGCGAATCCTATACCAAAGAAGACCTGATTCTGTCAGGTCGTGGTGAACTGTTTGGCGAAAATGGTCCGCCGCTTCCATCTGGCAACATGCTGATGATGGACCGCGTGGTCAAAATGACCGAAGACGGCGGCAAATATGACAAAGGCTTTGTTGAAGCGGAGCTGGATATCAATCCTGATCTCTGGTTCTTCGGTTGCCACTTTATTGGCGATCCGGTGATGCCGGGCTGCCTGGGCCTGGATGCCATGTGGCAGCTGGTTGGTTTCTATCTGGGCTGGCTGGGCGGCGAAGGTAAAGGTCGTGCGCTGGGCGTGGGTGAAGTGAAATTCACCGGTCAGGTCCTGCCAGAGGCGAAGAAAGTCACCTATCGCATTCACTTCAAGCGTGTAATTAACCGTAAACTGGTCATGGGCGTGGCAGATGGTGAAGTGCTGGTTGACGGTAATCTGATCTATACCGCCAGCGATCTGAAAGTCGGCCTGTTTAAAGATACCGCCGCTTTCTAAGCGTTTCCCCCCGGAAACAAAAACCTCCGCGCATGGCGGAGGTTATATTCCCTTTTCAGTGACATCCGGTTATGCAGCTACCGACCTGTCCTCCATGGCTTGTCGCCAACCTCCCAACCAGTGAGACTTAGCGTCAATCAACTGATACGGACACATCTCTTTTGAGCGTCCAGTAATGCCTGCCTGATAACCACGTGAATGGGCGCGTTCGAGGCGGTCTCGTTTCTGTCTCTTCATACTCCGTGTCCCTCATGTAAGGTCTGTGGAATCTGGTGGAAAGAAATGTGGTGAATTAATGTTCAACCACTCTTATGTTCTACCCCCTGCGTATCCAAAGATCAATGCCCAATCTTCATGCCAGTGTCATAAATGTGACCTTAATCGGTAAGATTAACGCTCCTTTATGAATCATTCGACAACACTATCTTTCTGATTAAACTCATAAAAAAGCCCCTGCCCGATATCGAAAAATGACGATAATCAGACAGGGGCTTAGCTTATTTATTCACATCAATCTTAATTTAACGCAACCACACTATTGGCAATCTTCTGCGCCGTCTGCTGCCAGCCAGCCGCCAGCGTCCGGACCATGGCATCATAGCCATCTTCAGTCTGCGGCAGGACCAGGTTAAACGCCTGTTTCGTCAGACGGCCCTGATGCTCCAGCGTCCATTCACCACTGACGATGACTTTGCCATCGTAGCGACCCTGGAAGCCTGTCACAGTGACATTCAGCGTATCGTGCTGCGCGCCTAATGGTGAACCTGCCACCAGTCGTCCTGGCAGCGCTTTGCTCAGGTTAGTAATCAACGTCTGCTGCAGCTGCTGATCGAGCGGGCTGGCCCAGAGATTATTCGTGGCGATGACATATTTCACATCACTGGTCTGATAAACCAGCCCATTACCTGCCAGATAGTCCGGCACCGTCACCTGCTGCACCCACAACATCGGCTGCGCTTCATTGAGCTGGCTGCTGGTGACCTGCATGGATGCCGCCCCGGAGGGCAGCTGATACCAGGTATTGTCAACGCTGCTACTGCACGCACTCAACATCAGCGCGGCACAAAGTATCAATCCTTTTTTCACTGTTTCGCCCTCTTCGGCTGGGGATCCTGTCCCGGTTTCACCTCAAATACCAGCGCATTGCTCTTATTGTTCAGCGTTCTCAGCACCGGCTGGAGCTCACGCAGAACCTGATCCAGGCGCTGCATATCCCCCACCACTTTGGTGTAGGCTGGCGAACCTGGCTGCAGGCCTTTCATGCTGCGGTTCAGCTCGCGCAATGTCTGCTGCAGATCCTCAGGCAGAGTTTTCATCGCCGGACTGCCGGTGACTTTGTTGATGTTGTCGATGGTGCGCTGCAGATCACGCATCGTTTTCTGGCTCTCTTTCAGCGTCCCGGTCGCTTCATTGACCATACCGTTCAGTGGCAGACTGTTGATCTTATCCAGCGCCGCCATCAGCTTCTGCTGAATCTGGCTCAGGCCACCGCTGACGGTTGGGATCACTTCATAGCCAGAGACCTTCTGCGGACCTTTGTAAGGCGGCGCATTGTCATAGAAGTCGAGATCGACATAGAGCGCACCTGACAACAGATTGCCGGTTTTCAGCGTGGCACGCAGGCCGCGTTTTTTACCATCCTGCAGATGCTGCTCCAGATCGAAGTTCTCACCCAGCCGGCTGATAAAGCGATCCGGTTCAATGCGAATCAGGACCGGCACGCGGTAATCATTATTCAGCGCCTGAACCAGTCCCGCTTTCATCAATGGCGCTTCAGAGACGGTGCCCAGACGAATACCCCGGAACTCAACCGGTGCGCCCGCCTGCAGACCACGAATGGAGTCGGTGAAGAACAGCACGTAGTCGATATGGTTGGTGTAGAGCGAGTCCTGAATGCTGCGCTGATCGTCAAACAGATGATAGTCAGACTTGTTCTGCGCAGGCTGACCCAGTTCCCAGCCATCCGGCACGTCGAAACTGACGCCGCCGCTAAACAGCGTGGTGAGCGATCCCATTTCCACCCGCATACCGGAGGCAGACATATCCACGGCGATACCGCTGTCTTTCCAGAAACGCACGTTG
This genomic window from Pantoea sp. Lij88 contains:
- the fabA gene encoding bifunctional 3-hydroxydecanoyl-ACP dehydratase/trans-2-decenoyl-ACP isomerase, whose translation is MVDKRESYTKEDLILSGRGELFGENGPPLPSGNMLMMDRVVKMTEDGGKYDKGFVEAELDINPDLWFFGCHFIGDPVMPGCLGLDAMWQLVGFYLGWLGGEGKGRALGVGEVKFTGQVLPEAKKVTYRIHFKRVINRKLVMGVADGEVLVDGNLIYTASDLKVGLFKDTAAF
- the pqiC gene encoding membrane integrity-associated transporter subunit PqiC, whose product is MKKGLILCAALMLSACSSSVDNTWYQLPSGAASMQVTSSQLNEAQPMLWVQQVTVPDYLAGNGLVYQTSDVKYVIATNNLWASPLDQQLQQTLITNLSKALPGRLVAGSPLGAQHDTLNVTVTGFQGRYDGKVIVSGEWTLEHQGRLTKQAFNLVLPQTEDGYDAMVRTLAAGWQQTAQKIANSVVALN
- a CDS encoding Lon protease family protein — protein: MQQRKTCCHRHIFNRKSAVLNKGESCIISLFLIQTNAIILTSTQLTWQTLQPDSAQYQSVFSRIADEETDALATVQPRLLNALAHLHHQTQGFPLLLVRSQENRDYLTFIVQAAQRVMADSTTLYGGDYHIMADNVTLQPPSDPQRPFTSQGGIHFAEWTEMEQLFGCVRQYKDRIQLEPGLIHRANGGTLVLSLRSLMTQPILWLRLKKCIEQGYVEWTSQDERRPLPVSIPPLPLSLNLVLCGDREALADFQELDPEAHEMAIYTEFEENIQILDEDDMLAWCRWNAELAQQAGLPLPEEDFWPELIKEGVRYSGDQDTLPLCPRWLQRQMRESALMGDELNAEALRDALEARLWRENYLNERMRDEILLRQILIETEGEVVGQINGLSVVEYPGHPRAWGDPSRISCVVHPGDGEFMDIERKAELGGNIHAKGMMIMQAYLTAELELDQQLPFSASMVFEQSYSEVDGDSASLAELCALISALANQPINQQIAVTGSVDQFGNVQPVGGLNEKIEGFFDICHQRELTGQQGVIIPACNVRHLSLNQAVVSAVEQGRFHIWAIDQAEEALPLLTGKIWSTEDGQGDCLLNAIQERISLFNQPDGPQRPWALRWLNWFNHR
- the rmf gene encoding ribosome modulation factor, translated to MKRQKRDRLERAHSRGYQAGITGRSKEMCPYQLIDAKSHWLGGWRQAMEDRSVAA
- the pqiB gene encoding intermembrane transport protein PqiB; protein product: MTETNHGHAKVEQIKRWSPVWIVPIVTLLIGGWILFYHFSHQGPEVTLITENAEGIVAGKTTIKSRSVDVGVVESAVLSDDLHHVEIKARLNSGMEKLLHSDSVFWVVKPQIGREGISGLGTLLSGAYIELQPGTKKQPPEQYQLLDAPPLAPPDAKGIRIVLDSKKAGQLNPGDPVLFRGYRVGTVETSVFDTDKRMMTYQLFVAAPYDRLVTTNVRFWKDSGIAVDMSASGMRVEMGSLTTLFSGGVSFDVPDGWELGQPAQNKSDYHLFDDQRSIQDSLYTNHIDYVLFFTDSIRGLQAGAPVEFRGIRLGTVSEAPLMKAGLVQALNNDYRVPVLIRIEPDRFISRLGENFDLEQHLQDGKKRGLRATLKTGNLLSGALYVDLDFYDNAPPYKGPQKVSGYEVIPTVSGGLSQIQQKLMAALDKINSLPLNGMVNEATGTLKESQKTMRDLQRTIDNINKVTGSPAMKTLPEDLQQTLRELNRSMKGLQPGSPAYTKVVGDMQRLDQVLRELQPVLRTLNNKSNALVFEVKPGQDPQPKRAKQ